AACATCCCATCACCAACTTCTCAAGTGGTTACACCACTTCAAACTGTTGATGACGAGACCTCTTACACAACACCACCTCCCATTCTTCAAGCCTCACCGCTTCAGCCTGCTAATGAGGAAAACTACAACACACCAACACCCTATCAACCTCTATTACTGGCCACACCACTCAGCTTCATTTCACCATCTGATGAATCCAACACTGCTGCTGTCAATCCCAACATGGGTCCTATCAAAAGAGGACGAGGCCGACCAAAAGGTTCAAAGAATTCAAAGCCGTccaagaagaagatggaaacCTCTCATCCCAACAATGAAGTGGTTGTATCTGGTCACAATGATGAAACTCACAACACATCATTCTCCCCTCATCCTCCTCTAATGGCCACAGATCTTCAAGCTATTGTACCATACGATGACTCCAACCACGACTCTTTGGCTGATGATGATGCTGCTCCGAGTAGTGATCCTCTTAAAAGAGGACGGGGCCGACCAAAGGGTTCGAAGAGCGCCAAGACGCCTGTGAAGAAGCTGAAACCCCATAATCCCgacgacaaaatattttgtCCCAGTTTTGACTCGATGATAAccgaagaggagaaagaaaatGGGAATGAAGATCTGGTGGACTCCGTTCGGATGCGTTTCAACGCCGTTTGTCGTCGCTTAGGCCACATAAGCTGCGAGAAAGCTGTGGTCACAACTGCCTTCAGTAGGTTTACCAATATGGGTGTCAGAActaacaagaagaagagaatcgGTCCGGTTCCGGGGGTACAACCAGGAGATATATTCTACTTCTGGGGAGAGATGTGTTTGGTTGGACTTCACACTCAGATGCCTGCTGGTATCGACTATCTACTAGCGAAAGATGGTGAAGCAGAAGGCTTAACAACAAGTGTCGTTACATCAGTAGGACACTACAACGACAAAACGGACGAGCTTCATACTTTGGTATACACCGGGCAAGGAGGAACGTGTAAGGATGGTAAACCTAGAAATCAAGACCTTACAAGAGGAAACCTAGCGTTGGTCACAAGTCAGAAAAGAGGAAATGAAGTTAGAGTGATTAGAGGTGTAGAGGATCCGGGCGATAAAAAAGGGAAAGTATATATCTACGATGGTCTCTATGTGGTAACCCATTATTGGATAGAGAAAGGGACCACCGGCTTTGATGAATTCAAGTTTAATCTCGTGAGAAAACAAGACCAGCCTTCTGGTTTCGCCACGTGGAAGTTAGCTGAAGAATTGATGAAGTGTGGTTCGAGTAATCGGTCGAGGAAGGGTTTTGTGTTTGAAGATATTTCTCTTGGATTGGAGGCGTTGCCAGTTCCGATCGTGAACGAGATCGATGAGAACGACAAGGAGTGGCCTCTAGACTTCGACTACAGAGCCTCTTCGGAAAGTTTGAGTATGATGATCGTTCTGAACCATCAATCTACTGGATGCAACAACACTTGTCAAGGTGGTCAGTCATGTGGAGATCCGACATGTCTTTGTATTCAAAGAAATGGCGGCGAGTTACCGTATGATAACCGCATTTTACTATATCGTAAACCGATGATTTACGAATGTGGCGAATCCTGTTCTTGCCCCGCGGACTGCAAGAACAGGCTATCTCAAAGCGGTTTGAAACTCCGGTTGGAAGTGTTCAAGACGGAGAGCTGCGGTTGGGGGTTACGTTCGTGGGAGCCCATACGAGCCGGGACTTTTATCTGCGAGTTGGTTGGCACAGCTAAGAGAAGAGATGAGATTGAAGAAGACGACGAGTACGTCTTCGACACCTCTCGAGTTTACAAAAGGTTTAGGTGGAACTACGAACCGGAACTTGTGGGTGAAGACTGTTGGGACGAAGTCTCTGAAGTTTATAAACTTCGGTCGGAAATATTGGTCAGTGCCAGAGCTTTTGGTAACGTTAGTCGGTTCATGAACCATAGCTGCTTGGCTAACGTTATGTGGCAGCCTGTTGAGTTTGAAAAGGATGGCCAACCTTTGGTTCGTATTGCCTTTTTTGCAAAGAGACATATACCTCCGTTGACAGAGTTGAGATACGATTATGGAATGTCTTATGATACTGGAGAGGTTGATGAAGGTGGAAGCAGGGTTTTTACAGGTAAAAGGGC
This genomic interval from Brassica napus cultivar Da-Ae chromosome A6, Da-Ae, whole genome shotgun sequence contains the following:
- the LOC125610234 gene encoding histone-lysine N-methyltransferase, H3 lysine-9 specific SUVH7-like; protein product: MDESTPIEATPFSYLIPSFADDDNHHMENIPSPTSQVVTPLQTVDDETSYTTPPPILQASPLQPANEENYNTPTPYQPLLLATPLSFISPSDESNTAAVNPNMGPIKRGRGRPKGSKNSKPSKKKMETSHPNNEVVVSGHNDETHNTSFSPHPPLMATDLQAIVPYDDSNHDSLADDDAAPSSDPLKRGRGRPKGSKSAKTPVKKLKPHNPDDKIFCPSFDSMITEEEKENGNEDLVDSVRMRFNAVCRRLGHISCEKAVVTTAFSRFTNMGVRTNKKKRIGPVPGVQPGDIFYFWGEMCLVGLHTQMPAGIDYLLAKDGEAEGLTTSVVTSVGHYNDKTDELHTLVYTGQGGTCKDGKPRNQDLTRGNLALVTSQKRGNEVRVIRGVEDPGDKKGKVYIYDGLYVVTHYWIEKGTTGFDEFKFNLVRKQDQPSGFATWKLAEELMKCGSSNRSRKGFVFEDISLGLEALPVPIVNEIDENDKEWPLDFDYRASSESLSMMIVLNHQSTGCNNTCQGGQSCGDPTCLCIQRNGGELPYDNRILLYRKPMIYECGESCSCPADCKNRLSQSGLKLRLEVFKTESCGWGLRSWEPIRAGTFICELVGTAKRRDEIEEDDEYVFDTSRVYKRFRWNYEPELVGEDCWDEVSEVYKLRSEILVSARAFGNVSRFMNHSCLANVMWQPVEFEKDGQPLVRIAFFAKRHIPPLTELRYDYGMSYDTGEVDEGGSRVFTGKRACLCGSENCRGSFE